One Yimella lutea DNA window includes the following coding sequences:
- a CDS encoding RNA-binding protein: protein MLEEALEHLVKGIVEHDDEVVVRHKEIRRGELLEVRVHPDDLGRVIGRSGRTASALRTVVQALASGRNIRVDIVDTDRSR, encoded by the coding sequence GTGCTCGAGGAAGCGCTCGAACACCTGGTCAAGGGCATCGTCGAGCACGACGACGAGGTGGTGGTGCGCCACAAGGAGATTCGCCGCGGCGAACTCCTGGAGGTGCGCGTCCACCCCGACGACCTCGGCCGCGTGATCGGCCGATCCGGTCGCACCGCTTCGGCGCTGCGCACGGTCGTCCAGGCTCTGGCATCCGGCCGCAACATCAGGGTCGACATCGTCGACACCGATCGCAGCCGCTGA
- the trmD gene encoding tRNA (guanosine(37)-N1)-methyltransferase TrmD, whose protein sequence is MRLDVISIFPEYLSPLDLSLIGKARRDGLLDLRVHDLRTWTHDRHRTVDDTPYGGGAGMVMKPQPWSEALDSLAADDDSRPTLIVPGPGGERFTQQIARELAGKERLVFACGRYEGIDERVYEYAARDYDVRVLSLGDYVLNGGEVAVLAMVEAIARLLPGVIGNAESLVEESHEDGLLEYPVYTKPADWNGLVVPEILLSGDHGRIAAWRHQQRLERTSARRPDMYAAYRLSHPDA, encoded by the coding sequence GTGCGCCTCGACGTCATCTCCATCTTTCCCGAGTACCTGTCGCCCCTCGACCTGTCGCTGATCGGCAAGGCTCGCCGTGACGGTCTCCTCGACCTGCGCGTGCACGACCTGCGGACGTGGACGCACGATCGGCACCGCACTGTCGATGACACTCCCTACGGCGGCGGCGCCGGCATGGTGATGAAGCCCCAGCCGTGGAGTGAGGCCCTCGATTCGCTTGCTGCAGACGATGATTCGCGTCCGACGCTGATCGTCCCCGGTCCTGGCGGCGAACGCTTCACCCAGCAGATCGCCCGCGAGTTGGCGGGCAAGGAGCGACTGGTCTTCGCCTGCGGTCGCTACGAGGGCATCGACGAACGCGTCTACGAGTACGCAGCTCGCGACTACGACGTCCGAGTGTTGTCGCTCGGCGACTACGTTCTGAACGGCGGCGAAGTGGCGGTGCTCGCGATGGTCGAGGCGATCGCGCGACTGCTGCCCGGCGTCATCGGCAATGCCGAGTCGCTCGTGGAGGAATCGCACGAGGACGGCCTGCTGGAGTACCCCGTCTACACCAAGCCGGCCGACTGGAACGGCCTGGTTGTCCCGGAGATCCTGCTGTCGGGAGATCACGGACGGATCGCCGCTTGGCGCCACCAGCAGCGACTCGAGCGCACCTCGGCTCGGCGCCCGGACATGTACGCCGCCTACCGGCTGTCTCACCCGGACGCGTAA
- a CDS encoding GNAT family N-acetyltransferase yields the protein MWVATVHEADVVPYMRAVARSAERIREWNPVDPGDLAGQLERQSSVHRTFVIHARKPVGDHAIVGIVNVSNVVRGRFQSATMGYNSYDPYAGTGLFAEGMRVLLGLVFTAEPYGMGLHRLEANVQPANVRSAGLLRSIGFRRERHMKRMLWLEGAGRPASWRDHDSYAITAEEHPVAYRPNDHPSVTVVVESAGGPSPTARDLACELGVPVLSDAVLSPEQTAAVLADAAGGAVLEIGSGTTGSAVVDEILRRADVQSERVLFVHAGATGPAAIARIALEARALALG from the coding sequence GTGTGGGTCGCGACCGTGCACGAGGCTGACGTCGTCCCGTACATGCGGGCCGTTGCCCGCTCGGCCGAGCGAATCCGTGAGTGGAACCCGGTCGACCCGGGCGACCTCGCCGGGCAACTCGAGCGCCAGAGTTCGGTTCACCGTACATTCGTCATCCACGCCCGCAAACCCGTCGGCGATCACGCGATCGTCGGAATCGTCAATGTCTCCAACGTAGTTCGCGGACGATTCCAATCGGCGACGATGGGCTACAACTCCTACGACCCGTACGCCGGCACGGGCTTGTTCGCCGAGGGTATGCGCGTCCTGCTCGGTCTTGTCTTCACCGCCGAGCCCTACGGAATGGGTCTGCATCGCCTCGAAGCGAACGTGCAACCGGCCAATGTCCGGTCGGCAGGTCTGTTGCGGTCCATCGGTTTTCGGCGTGAACGGCACATGAAGCGGATGCTCTGGCTCGAGGGCGCGGGCAGACCGGCGAGTTGGCGCGACCACGACTCGTACGCGATCACCGCTGAGGAGCATCCCGTCGCGTACCGGCCGAACGACCATCCAAGCGTCACCGTGGTCGTGGAGTCCGCAGGTGGGCCGTCTCCGACGGCCCGGGACCTGGCGTGCGAACTCGGCGTCCCCGTCCTGTCCGACGCAGTGCTCAGTCCGGAGCAGACGGCGGCGGTACTGGCCGACGCGGCTGGGGGAGCGGTGCTTGAGATCGGCTCGGGCACAACGGGATCCGCCGTCGTCGACGAAATCCTACGAAGGGCAGACGTTCAGTCCGAGCGAGTGTTGTTCGTCCATGCAGGCGCCACCGGTCCCGCCGCCATCGCACGAATTGCGCTTGAGGCCCGCGCCCTCGCTCTCGGTTGA
- the rimM gene encoding ribosome maturation factor RimM (Essential for efficient processing of 16S rRNA), producing MDEVLVARIGKPHGLKGEVTVQVHTDSPQERFVEGASFSTEPDRGLLTIRAERVHNGIQLLSFEEASDRTAAEALRGTRLFAAPDEEDDEGFYEDDLVGLEVVDTAGTTLGKVVALHPRPVQDLLEIELPDGRTAYLPFVEQIVPEVDLDAGKVIADPPPGLLELGE from the coding sequence ATGGATGAGGTTCTCGTCGCTCGCATCGGCAAACCCCACGGTCTGAAGGGTGAAGTGACCGTGCAGGTACACACGGACTCCCCGCAGGAGCGTTTCGTCGAAGGGGCGAGCTTCTCGACCGAGCCCGATCGCGGATTGCTGACGATCCGCGCCGAGCGCGTGCACAACGGCATCCAGTTGCTCTCCTTCGAGGAGGCGAGCGACCGCACTGCCGCCGAGGCGCTCCGTGGCACCCGTCTGTTCGCCGCTCCCGACGAGGAGGACGACGAGGGGTTCTACGAGGACGACCTCGTCGGTCTCGAAGTCGTCGACACCGCCGGCACGACCCTCGGGAAGGTCGTTGCGTTGCATCCGCGTCCGGTACAGGACCTGCTGGAGATCGAGCTGCCGGACGGTCGCACCGCCTATCTGCCGTTCGTCGAGCAGATCGTGCCCGAGGTCGACCTCGACGCCGGCAAGGTCATCGCCGATCCGCCGCCCGGTCTGCTCGAACTGGGGGAGTGA
- a CDS encoding helix-turn-helix transcriptional regulator, translating to MNSVAAIGRLTEPEAPGEQVDLDSAAPDPLTIGRRVRHVRQEAGRTLGDVADAIGISASALSLIETGKREPRLSVLAALAKVLDASVQDFLTATPPSRRAALEIRLEKAQRAESYESLGLPKVKIGPRLPMEALEALVGMHEAMASAQADQAATPEHARRANGELRERMRSADNYFGELENEAARLLKSINHPGGPISRAAIDRIAGHLGYKLVHTSDLPTSTRSVSDLRNKRIYLPQPEAGQHDSRSLAMQAVGHLVLGHRPPADYSEFLSQRVEINYFAAALLMPQKDTVSLLRSAKTAKDIAIEDLRDAFAVSYETAAHRFTNLATKHLDIPVHFMRISQDGVIYKAYENDGIVFPSDTTGAIEGQRVCRQWTARRVFEQPDLTKAYQAYTDTRSGTYWCTAVVDRTSAGSFSVNVGVPYQHVKWMRGRDTQERSKSRCPDPSCCLQPPTDLAGRWDGRAWPSARVHSHLLAAMPPGVFPGVDDTEIYAFLEKHAPAE from the coding sequence ATGAACTCCGTTGCCGCAATCGGCCGCCTCACCGAGCCCGAAGCGCCGGGCGAACAGGTCGATCTCGACAGTGCTGCCCCCGACCCGCTGACCATCGGGCGCCGGGTGCGGCACGTGCGCCAGGAGGCGGGCCGCACGCTCGGTGACGTCGCCGACGCGATCGGCATCTCGGCGTCCGCGTTGTCGCTGATCGAGACAGGCAAGCGTGAGCCGCGGTTGTCGGTCCTGGCGGCTCTGGCCAAGGTGCTGGACGCGTCCGTGCAGGACTTCCTGACAGCAACTCCGCCGAGCCGGCGCGCGGCCCTGGAGATTCGGCTGGAGAAGGCGCAGCGTGCCGAGAGTTACGAGTCGCTCGGTCTGCCGAAGGTGAAGATCGGTCCGCGGCTGCCGATGGAGGCGCTCGAAGCCCTCGTCGGAATGCATGAGGCGATGGCATCGGCGCAGGCCGATCAGGCGGCCACACCCGAACATGCACGCCGGGCCAACGGTGAGTTGCGCGAGCGGATGCGCTCGGCCGACAACTACTTCGGTGAACTCGAGAACGAAGCCGCCCGGCTGCTGAAGTCGATCAACCACCCGGGTGGTCCGATCAGTCGCGCCGCGATCGACCGGATCGCGGGGCACCTCGGCTACAAACTCGTGCACACGTCCGACCTGCCGACGTCCACCCGGTCGGTCAGCGACCTGCGCAACAAGCGCATCTACCTGCCGCAACCCGAAGCGGGGCAACACGATTCACGCTCGCTGGCGATGCAGGCGGTCGGCCACCTCGTCCTCGGGCACCGTCCCCCGGCCGACTACTCGGAGTTCTTGTCGCAACGCGTCGAGATCAACTACTTCGCCGCCGCGCTGCTCATGCCGCAGAAGGACACCGTCTCCCTCCTGCGATCGGCCAAGACCGCGAAGGACATCGCGATCGAGGACCTGCGTGACGCGTTCGCGGTGTCGTACGAGACCGCAGCTCACCGCTTCACCAACCTGGCGACCAAGCACCTCGACATTCCGGTGCATTTCATGCGTATCTCCCAGGACGGTGTCATCTACAAGGCGTACGAGAACGATGGCATCGTCTTCCCGTCCGACACGACGGGTGCGATCGAGGGGCAGCGGGTGTGCCGCCAGTGGACCGCGCGCCGCGTCTTCGAGCAGCCTGATCTCACGAAGGCCTACCAGGCGTACACCGACACCCGTTCGGGCACGTACTGGTGCACCGCCGTCGTCGACCGCACGTCGGCCGGATCGTTCTCGGTCAACGTCGGTGTGCCATATCAGCACGTGAAGTGGATGCGCGGCCGCGACACCCAAGAGCGGTCGAAGTCGCGCTGCCCCGATCCTTCGTGCTGCCTGCAGCCGCCCACCGACCTCGCCGGACGCTGGGACGGACGTGCGTGGCCGTCCGCGCGGGTGCACTCGCACCTCTTGGCGGCCATGCCGCCGGGAGTCTTTCCCGGCGTCGACGACACCGAGATCTACGCGTTCCTGGAGAAGCACGCCCCGGCGGAGTGA
- a CDS encoding MFS transporter: MRSALSSRDAVVATVATFVVNGVGVGTVGALMPTLADRWNTDARGLGVLLMAFGLAAIGGINIGGRMADHGGALRPLRLGTVVMAAGMLLIAASPNLAVAVAVAAVYGLGNGLVDTTMNVMAVQVEQVRPRPLMSRFHACWSIGSLLGALIVLVCGSLFSGAVTISVAAFVIAAVLIATDLPVLHRFAADTAPIDHTDESGGRTKVPRVAWILAAMAVGFGLAEGTAFDWSSVHVRDVAEVSSTTAAWGLAAFSVCMVGVRMSGDYLVHTFGRRLVVRIGAGVAATGYLVAMLGPTMPVLLLGWALVGGGMALVAPQIYGLAGMLGGGRAMSRVVTCGYATTLVGPGIMGLLVHEFGIQHAMLLPLAGAVMVSALSLVMPTEESRGTWSRTLEG, encoded by the coding sequence GTGCGTTCTGCATTGAGCAGCCGCGACGCCGTCGTGGCCACGGTCGCGACCTTCGTGGTCAACGGTGTCGGGGTCGGCACCGTCGGCGCTCTGATGCCGACGCTGGCCGACCGCTGGAACACCGACGCCCGTGGGCTCGGCGTTCTGCTGATGGCTTTCGGTCTGGCGGCGATCGGCGGTATCAACATCGGGGGACGCATGGCCGACCACGGTGGGGCGCTGCGTCCGCTGCGTCTCGGCACCGTCGTGATGGCGGCCGGGATGCTCCTCATCGCGGCCTCCCCGAACCTGGCCGTGGCCGTCGCAGTGGCGGCGGTGTACGGCTTGGGCAACGGCCTGGTGGACACGACGATGAACGTCATGGCCGTGCAGGTCGAACAGGTGCGACCACGTCCGCTGATGAGCCGTTTTCACGCCTGCTGGTCGATCGGATCATTGCTGGGGGCGCTGATCGTGCTCGTGTGTGGATCGTTGTTCAGTGGGGCGGTCACGATCTCGGTGGCTGCGTTCGTGATCGCGGCGGTGCTGATCGCCACCGATCTGCCCGTGCTGCACCGGTTCGCGGCCGACACCGCGCCGATCGATCACACCGATGAATCGGGAGGGCGGACGAAGGTCCCCCGCGTCGCCTGGATCCTGGCCGCCATGGCCGTCGGTTTCGGTCTGGCCGAGGGCACTGCCTTCGACTGGTCCTCGGTGCACGTGCGCGACGTCGCCGAGGTCTCCTCGACGACCGCGGCCTGGGGTCTGGCAGCGTTCTCGGTGTGCATGGTCGGGGTTCGCATGTCCGGCGACTACCTGGTGCACACGTTCGGCCGCCGACTCGTCGTGCGCATCGGAGCCGGTGTCGCAGCAACCGGGTACCTCGTCGCGATGTTGGGCCCCACGATGCCGGTGCTCCTGCTCGGTTGGGCACTCGTCGGTGGGGGAATGGCACTCGTTGCGCCGCAGATCTACGGGCTGGCCGGCATGCTCGGTGGTGGACGCGCGATGTCGCGGGTCGTCACGTGTGGGTACGCGACGACGCTCGTCGGCCCGGGAATCATGGGTCTGCTCGTTCACGAGTTCGGCATTCAGCACGCGATGTTGCTACCGCTCGCCGGTGCCGTGATGGTGTCGGCACTGTCGCTGGTGATGCCCACCGAGGAATCACGGGGGACTTGGTCGAGGACTTTGGAAGGATGA
- the aceB gene encoding malate synthase A: MNRPNGTPTVRGTMHPRFDEIVTPEALAFVAKLDAEFAGRRAELLQARRQHSRRISQGANLDFLPETASIREDTSWRVADPAPGLEDRRCELVSPANRKMAVHALNSGADIWLADLEDATAPSWKNLVQGQLNLFDAVRGQLSYDESNGERLSVGEHRPTLVMRPRGWHLCEKHLAVDSRPMSASLVDFGLYFFHNAQKLTDLGAGPYFYLPKIENHHEARLWNDVFVFAQNQLGIPQGTIRATVLIETITAAFEMEEILYELREHCSGLNAGRWDYIFSYVRTFAHRGEEFVLPDRDKITMTTPFMRAYTSLLVSTCHKRGAHAIGGPAAVNPTLQDEERRLRALNVVRAEKEREAAEGFDGSWVAHPALVETCRTAYAAVLGTKHDQRDVQREVQVTADDLISLDGVQQTISLQGVRTNVSVALRYLASWIGGRGAVAIDTLMEDAATVEISRAQLWQWLFHESQLAEGPFVTRDLLDRVVDEEMAKLTRGLDDKHTERYQQARGILEETAFGDYLPGFFTTYAYVRYLIDRPLRISGPIDKEDIRQSEMVDSSAKAGSAA, from the coding sequence ATGAATCGACCCAACGGCACCCCGACGGTGCGTGGAACCATGCACCCCCGCTTCGACGAGATCGTCACCCCCGAGGCCCTTGCGTTCGTAGCCAAGCTCGACGCCGAGTTCGCCGGCCGCCGGGCCGAGTTGCTCCAGGCACGTCGTCAGCACTCACGCCGGATCAGCCAGGGCGCAAACCTCGACTTCCTGCCCGAGACCGCGTCCATCCGCGAGGACACCTCGTGGCGGGTCGCCGATCCGGCACCGGGCCTGGAGGACCGCCGGTGCGAGTTAGTTTCCCCGGCCAACCGCAAGATGGCCGTCCACGCCCTCAACTCCGGCGCCGACATCTGGCTCGCCGACCTCGAGGATGCCACCGCGCCGTCCTGGAAGAACCTCGTCCAGGGTCAGCTCAACCTGTTCGACGCGGTGCGGGGCCAGCTGAGCTACGACGAGTCCAACGGCGAGCGCCTGTCCGTCGGTGAACACCGTCCGACCCTGGTCATGCGTCCGCGTGGGTGGCACCTGTGCGAGAAGCACCTCGCCGTGGACTCGCGTCCGATGTCGGCTTCATTGGTCGACTTCGGTTTGTACTTCTTCCACAACGCCCAGAAGCTGACCGACCTCGGTGCCGGTCCGTACTTCTACCTGCCGAAGATCGAGAATCACCACGAGGCCCGCCTGTGGAACGACGTCTTCGTCTTCGCGCAGAACCAACTCGGCATCCCGCAGGGCACTATCCGCGCGACCGTGCTCATCGAGACGATCACCGCGGCGTTCGAGATGGAGGAGATCCTCTACGAACTGCGCGAGCACTGCTCGGGCCTCAATGCCGGACGCTGGGACTACATCTTCAGCTACGTGCGCACCTTCGCTCACCGCGGCGAGGAGTTCGTGCTCCCCGACCGCGACAAGATCACGATGACCACCCCGTTCATGCGGGCGTACACCTCGCTGCTGGTCTCGACCTGTCACAAGCGCGGCGCGCACGCCATCGGTGGCCCGGCCGCGGTCAATCCGACGCTGCAGGACGAGGAGCGCCGCCTGCGCGCCCTCAACGTCGTCCGGGCGGAGAAGGAGCGCGAAGCTGCTGAGGGCTTCGACGGTTCATGGGTCGCTCACCCGGCGCTGGTCGAGACCTGCCGGACCGCGTACGCGGCCGTCCTCGGCACCAAGCACGACCAGCGTGATGTCCAGCGCGAGGTGCAGGTGACTGCGGACGACCTCATCTCGCTCGACGGCGTGCAGCAGACGATCAGCCTGCAGGGTGTGCGCACCAACGTCTCGGTCGCGCTTCGCTACCTCGCCTCGTGGATCGGTGGACGTGGCGCGGTCGCGATCGACACACTGATGGAGGACGCGGCAACGGTCGAGATCAGCCGAGCCCAGTTGTGGCAGTGGCTGTTCCACGAGTCGCAGTTGGCCGAGGGTCCGTTCGTGACGCGTGACCTGCTCGACCGGGTGGTGGACGAGGAGATGGCCAAGCTCACCCGTGGCCTCGACGACAAGCACACCGAGCGCTACCAGCAGGCTCGCGGCATCCTGGAGGAGACGGCGTTCGGCGACTACCTGCCGGGCTTCTTCACCACCTACGCGTACGTGCGATACCTGATCGACCGTCCGCTGCGGATCAGCGGACCGATCGACAAGGAAGACATCCGCCAGTCGGAGATGGTCGACAGCTCGGCGAAGGCCGGTTCGGCCGCCTGA
- the aceA gene encoding isocitrate lyase: MTDHKQLSAEELTKDWETNERWKGIDRDYTAEDVVKLRGSFPIEYTLARRGSEQLWEKLHTEDFVNALGALTGNQAVQQVKAGLKAIYLSGWQVAGDANLSGHTYPDQSLYPANSVPSVVQRINNALLRADQIEHSEGIKTVDEWVVPIVADAEAGFGGPLNAYELMKAMIAAGASGVHWEDQLASEKKCGHLGGKVLIPTQQHVRTLNAARLAADVAGVPSVVIARTDAEAATLITTDVDDRDKEFLTGERTGEGFYKVRNGIEPCIARAKAYAPYSDLIWMETGTPDLELARKFAEAVKADFPDQMLAYNCSPSFNWKKHLDDATIAKFQRELGAMGFKFQFITLAGFHALNYSMFDLAHGYARNQMSAYVELQEREFASEERGYTATRHQREVGTGYFDMISTALNPDSSTTALKDSTETAQFHK; this comes from the coding sequence ATGACCGACCACAAGCAGCTGTCCGCCGAAGAGCTGACCAAGGACTGGGAGACCAACGAGCGCTGGAAGGGCATCGACCGCGATTACACCGCGGAAGACGTCGTCAAGCTGCGTGGCTCCTTCCCCATCGAGTACACGCTCGCGCGGCGTGGCTCCGAGCAGCTCTGGGAGAAGTTGCACACCGAGGACTTCGTCAACGCCCTCGGCGCCCTGACCGGAAACCAGGCCGTCCAGCAGGTGAAGGCCGGCCTCAAGGCCATCTACCTGTCGGGTTGGCAGGTCGCCGGTGACGCCAACCTCTCCGGCCACACCTACCCCGACCAGTCGCTCTACCCGGCCAACTCGGTGCCGTCCGTCGTCCAGCGCATCAACAACGCGCTGCTGCGCGCCGACCAGATCGAGCACTCCGAAGGCATCAAGACCGTCGACGAGTGGGTCGTGCCGATCGTCGCCGACGCCGAGGCCGGCTTCGGTGGACCGCTGAACGCGTACGAGCTGATGAAGGCCATGATCGCCGCCGGCGCGTCCGGTGTGCACTGGGAGGACCAGCTGGCCTCCGAGAAGAAGTGCGGTCACCTCGGTGGCAAGGTGCTCATCCCGACCCAGCAGCACGTCCGCACCCTCAACGCCGCCCGCCTCGCCGCGGACGTCGCCGGCGTGCCGAGCGTGGTCATCGCCCGCACAGACGCCGAGGCCGCGACGCTGATCACGACCGACGTCGACGACCGTGACAAGGAATTCCTGACCGGCGAACGCACCGGAGAAGGCTTCTACAAGGTGCGCAACGGCATCGAGCCGTGCATCGCCCGCGCCAAGGCGTACGCGCCCTACTCCGACCTCATCTGGATGGAGACCGGCACGCCTGACCTGGAGCTTGCTCGCAAGTTCGCCGAAGCGGTCAAGGCCGACTTCCCCGACCAGATGCTGGCGTACAACTGCTCGCCGAGCTTCAACTGGAAGAAGCACCTGGACGACGCGACGATCGCGAAGTTCCAGCGTGAACTGGGTGCAATGGGCTTCAAGTTCCAGTTCATCACCCTGGCCGGCTTCCACGCGCTCAACTACTCGATGTTCGACCTGGCCCACGGCTACGCCCGCAACCAGATGTCGGCCTACGTCGAGCTGCAGGAGCGCGAGTTCGCATCGGAGGAGCGCGGCTACACCGCCACGCGTCACCAGCGCGAGGTCGGCACCGGCTACTTCGACATGATCTCCACCGCCTTGAACCCGGACAGCTCCACCACCGCGCTCAAGGACTCCACGGAGACCGCTCAGTTCCACAAGTGA
- the rpsP gene encoding 30S ribosomal protein S16, with the protein MAVKIRLKRLGAIRNAQYRVVVMDSRTKRDGRAIEEIGLYHPKEEPSLIQIDSERAQYWLGVGAQPTEQVAALLKVTGDWQKFKGEPGAEGTLKVKEAKPEKKALYEAALKAAQDGADKADKGSATTAKKKAESPKKDETKTVEQVEADEAVTVDETPDSAKAEAEAETTES; encoded by the coding sequence GTGGCAGTCAAGATTCGTTTGAAGCGCCTCGGCGCCATCCGCAACGCCCAGTACCGCGTCGTCGTCATGGACTCGCGCACCAAGCGTGACGGTCGCGCGATCGAGGAGATCGGCCTCTACCACCCCAAGGAAGAGCCGAGCCTGATCCAGATCGACTCCGAGCGCGCGCAGTACTGGCTCGGTGTCGGCGCGCAGCCGACCGAGCAGGTCGCGGCGCTGCTGAAGGTCACCGGTGACTGGCAGAAGTTCAAGGGCGAGCCCGGCGCCGAAGGCACCCTGAAGGTCAAGGAAGCCAAGCCGGAGAAGAAGGCTCTGTACGAGGCGGCCCTCAAGGCTGCTCAGGACGGTGCCGACAAGGCTGACAAGGGCTCGGCGACCACCGCCAAGAAGAAGGCGGAGTCCCCGAAGAAGGACGAGACCAAGACGGTCGAGCAGGTCGAGGCCGACGAGGCCGTGACCGTCGACGAGACCCCGGACTCGGCGAAGGCCGAGGCCGAGGCCGAGACCACCGAGAGCTGA